From Salmo salar chromosome ssa09, Ssal_v3.1, whole genome shotgun sequence:
AGTCTTACACTCTAAACCCGCGTCTTAACTACAGGTCTGGGGCTGTAGGCAAAGCAGCAGGGCTTagcggggaggagagagagactgctgcGTTGACATGCACTGTGCTGAACTGCACTGATCTCATCCTATACACACTCCTCTATGACCTCTCTCTAATCCACTCATAGTCACgttcacacagcacacacacacacgcagtgtggCATGTTTGAGGTGGTGTGTGAGTCAGTCAGTTGGGTGACTCCTTAATAACAGGCTATTCAATTATTCACCAGATTAACGGCCTTAACGTGCCCTGCGTGCCTGGTCGGTATTTGGccttgattactacaagtttagatagctggttagactaacttaccaatctaaaaattgttagctgacaccTAATTGAATGACTGTCAAGAGAAACAagagagaaactgctgatgcacaagtAAATTTGCACCTTgaatattctactattctaatacCCTGACTACACTGCTCGCGTTGCAAATTAAATGTaggaatctatgttattcaattattgcacccacactgctcacgcgcGTCAAGGAGGGTCtgcattgccaagggctaaaatagaagtcattcttatttctgacgcagatcgcgctgcaagtcctgcctctcccatctcctcattggtttatagaagcaggtacccacatgccatctcctcattggttatacccacgtgggtgattgaaagacgaattgttgccggttgtcgtggtaatactatgaaagtttagatgccaatcaccatataagttaaacaatgaaaaggcctggaaggaggagagatgactagaaactatTCGGTTgatcgttttatgtgtggattaattgtcggagtagaggaccttgtgcatttcaggtaaaataacaacctaatgtttatatcccaggacaaattagctagcaacagcaagctagattTTATAGGACAAATtatctagcaacagcaagctagattttataggacaaattagctagcaagtgcaagctaaattgccataaatgtttaatgcttttcgacctgtccccaaattaatgtcattggttcagagtttgttttgatattttaacctgcgtgtcgtgatcgtgtttggtgtagggggataaaataaatgtatgcacgatggcgcacgatggcgcacgatggcgcacgcgcgcagccagtttgggttccgtgtaagtctcaacagtaagttgagacccagaCTGAGTTCCCtttttatatatctttttttttgggggggggggcttagcGGGTATCACAGACCCAACCTGCAGGGTAATCTTTCTTACCATCTGCATATGAATCAAAGTGACTCTATCTACACATTTAGTAGTATTTGGTTAGATTTGAATTTCAACAAGTATGCCAAATCATTGCTGGAGATTGGAGGAAATTCTACCCCCACAGATACCGTCTGGTCCAAGAAGTGACTCAGGAGTCAGGACGGGCCTGCATATTTCCCTAAGGCATCAACCACAGATCCTGACAGACTGCAACAAGTCAGTACCTTAAAAACCGCTCTGTCATCTTTCCGTCTCATCATGGACTATTACCCACAGGCAGCAGAGAGACCTCGGGGTGAAGATTGGTATGGAATGACTCAAAGAAAAAGGGCAACAGTTGACATTACAGTCAATTATCCTCATTCCTTGGAGTTACTCTTTAACTAGTTTGGCAACTGGAATGTCATTACTCAACTGTACTTAGTAGCACAAATCAATGATTTAACTTAAATCACAGGAAACTGGCAAGCTTATTTCGTGTGTAATCAAGGATAGCAGGCTTATATCTTTACACTCAAACAGTGACTTTCAGCAAAACATAGATTGTTTTGGTTTCAACCCTCACTTTATCAGTATTTCGACAAATGtctatatgtacagtgtgtgtgtgtgtgtgtgtgtgtgtgtgtgtgtgtgtgtgtgtgtgtgtgtgtgtgtgtgtgtgtgtgtgtgtgtgtgtgtgtgtgtctgtgtgtgtgtgtgtgtgtgtgtctgtgtgtgtgtgtgtggtaacagcCAGAAGTGACAGGGACAGGAGGGTGACTCCCCAGCTCAGTGTCAAACCCACTGAACAGCACCCACAAGCAGAGACCCGCCCCACAGCCCTCTGGGAAGGGAGGGGCCAGATCCAGTCCTCCAGGGCTGGCAGGTTTAGCACACACCTCTCAATTAGAGTAGCCAAACATCAACGGTCGGGTTTATTTACAATCCAAATGACGGTCTGGTTATGCAACCACGCAACCAAACCTCTCTGGGCATTGGATATGTCATAAGGAACGGCCCcatgggagtagaggagaggagacaggcccgcatattttttttaaacagtttcTTCCTTGGAACAAAGGTTTCTCCCACATCTGTTACTTCCTCAAAAGCACTGTGGTTCTTAATTTCACTTCAATATCAAGACACTGAAGCGATCTAACAGTGAGTGAGATGGCACAGCATGCCATTGTTTACACAGAATGTGTGTATAGAGAGAGATCAGGAGATGAGCGAAGTGGTTTTGAATATCTAATAGCCACAGTATGACAGTGTACTGCAGGGTCATGACTTAggtatcagacagaatcacatacagagagatccagacagagaggaTAAGACAATTGAAGAGACACAAAAGAGAGAGGTCACTCGGTCACAGGAAAAGTGAGTAAATACAGTGAGTCACACAGAGTTTGAGTCGCAGATAAGTCACAGAACGTGTGTCAGTCATAGCTTGGGGCCACACGTAAGCACGCAAACATGCACACTCATAAAcgaacacacacaacaacaaacacatagggatatgggtcagagagagagagaggtcagaggtcaactcACAGTGAGCGGCAAGGAGCAGACAACGAAGATGACCGTCATGGAGGCCAGCAGCATCAGGtggtccatctcctcctctccctgtccgaacCAGCCCAGactcatcttcctcttcctccctccgttCACCACCGTACCACGCCGTGTCATCTGGCTGCGGTGCATCCGGCACAGGCTGACGATCACCGAGCCGTTGCACACAAACACCGCCACAATCAGCAGCGCCATGACCGAGGCGTAGGACAGCGAGAACGCCAGAACCTTCCTCTCTTCGTCCGCCCCCTCGCCCGCCGCCTCCATCTTGATGAAGCACCACGTGCCCGGGCAGTACTGCTTGTGGCGGCCATAGCCGAAGAATGGCAAAACACAGAAGGCGCAGGTGAAGACGTAGATAAGCAGGAGGGCCACCTTAGCGAAGCTGCGTCGGACGCACTTGGAGTAAAAATAAGGGTGGCTGATGGCCAGGCAGCGCTCCACGGCCATGGCACAGAGGATGAGCATGGAGGCCAGGCCGAAGAAGGTCATGGCAAAGGCGAAGAGGCCACAGAGTCCCTTGTCTCCAGTGAGCCCCAGCAGGGATCGCTGGCGGGCGTAGCACACAAACACCAAGGGGCTGAGGAAGCAGGTTCCCAGCAGGTCAGTCAGGGCCAGTCCCGTCACCAGGATGCAGAAGACGGAGGACTTGGTGCGCCGCTCCTTCTGGTGGACCCCCAGGATGGCCAGGGCAATGAAGTTCCCCATCACCCCCAGGATGAACATCACCGTGCTCACTACCGGGTTCCCGTCCGTGTGGATATGGGTGCTGTTCTCGCAGCTCTCGTTCGACAGCATGTCTcgaggttcagtgtgtgtgtgtgtgtgtgtgtgtgttgtgtgtcaggcTGTCAGTGTTGTGGTGTGCCCCTTCAAGCTCTTAAAGTCACCCTTTTTTGGCAGCAGAAAGGGCTATGGTACGTGTTAAGACCCATTCCACTGGGCAAAAACCGGTTGAATCAATGTTCTTTCCACTCATTTCAAGCAAAAATGTCAATTTGATGACCTTGAGTCAACctggaaaacatttttttttcacaCAACTTttgacctaaatccaatgacatggtgacatgttttgttgatttcaggtTGAATTCACGTTCGTTAACAACTCAAgcaaatataaatcaaaactaAACATTGAACTGAAGTCTGTGACCAATGGGCTGGCATTGTTGAATCATTGTTATTCAGTGGATTTCCCCCAAATTGTTTCCATTTCTCTTGTTGCTCATCTGTAAAGTTTCCAACGTCTCCAAAGTATAAAACGGTTCACTTTTTTAAAGAAAACATGCAACTATTTAGGGCTCCATTGCGCAAGAGCTGTTCAAACGATATCTGAGTAATAAATAACACTGTGTATAGGAACGAAACAAGCTCAACTCTCACCAGACGGCTCTCAGTTGGCGACAAAAATCGACTGCCACTCCATATCTTTTGATCGGTCTGTTCTATAGTCCCCGTTGTCCTTCCTCCGAAACTCTAACTCTCCGACTGTCGCAAGCATCTGTCTGACAGCTAATGATAAAGAGCGGGTAGAGCATGTGTCactttccgctctctctctctctcactctctctctctcgcactctcacgCCCAAACGttgcctactctctctctctgattttcATTCTCTCGCTCTCAGTCCCCAAGACTGTTAAGTGTACTGCTTTAAGTCATATAACTTATTAGAAATGCTACATGTTTCAAAGACTATCTGCTTTTCGAGGTGATTTTGGTAGGTTTTCAAATAATTTGCATATGGCAAAAATATTTTTCCTCTTTCATTTTCTCTGACCACCTTCAAGAAGCCCAGTGACGAACCATACCGTACTATATAGCCTACATGacaatttttttaataaaaaaaaatatgagaCATTTAATTACTTACAAAGTCATCTTTATTTTGAATCTATTTGAAATAAACCTAATTTCTTTGCCTGAGAATGAATTATTTATTAATTTGATACCTCATCCAT
This genomic window contains:
- the LOC106612377 gene encoding prostacyclin receptor; this translates as MLSNESCENSTHIHTDGNPVVSTVMFILGVMGNFIALAILGVHQKERRTKSSVFCILVTGLALTDLLGTCFLSPLVFVCYARQRSLLGLTGDKGLCGLFAFAMTFFGLASMLILCAMAVERCLAISHPYFYSKCVRRSFAKVALLLIYVFTCAFCVLPFFGYGRHKQYCPGTWCFIKMEAAGEGADEERKVLAFSLSYASVMALLIVAVFVCNGSVIVSLCRMHRSQMTRRGTVVNGGRKRKMSLGWFGQGEEEMDHLMLLASMTVIFVVCSLPLTIAGFANAIEPVGDDQENLLAFRFQALNPIVDPWVFIIFRKSVFRHLRLLLRCRFTGGAVKNTAHCTFSLPPDDHRESPKPSPSVSPQPKLYSSRPL